The Streptomyces sp. P9-A4 genome contains a region encoding:
- a CDS encoding geranylgeranyl reductase family protein has product MVVGAGPAGASAAYAAAVAGRRVLILEKSELPRYKTCGGGIIGPSRDSLPPGFELPLQDRVHAVTFSLDGRFARTRRSRKMLFGLINRPEFDAQLVEHAQKAGAELRTGATVSRVEQHGPAVPDRRTVAVVLADGETVLARAVVGADGSASRIGAHVGVKLGQVDLGLEAEIPVPPSVAEDWKGRVLIDWGPMPGSYGWVFPKGDTLTVGVISARGEGAATKRYMEDFVARLGLSGFEPTISSGHLTRCRTDDSPLSRGRVLVCGDAAGLLEPWTREGISYALRSGRLAGEWAVRVAEANDAVDARRQALNYAFAIKAGLGVEMAVGRRMLTVFERRPGLLHATITGLRPAWNAFADITRGSATLGGMVRSNGMARRALELLDKRMDTTTGVGPAGRGVAQRERSAPENAGEGEGADAGAGVGAGTASGATEGAATKDAQEAPGAPEAV; this is encoded by the coding sequence GTGGTCGTCGGTGCCGGGCCGGCCGGGGCCTCCGCGGCCTACGCGGCGGCCGTGGCCGGGCGCCGGGTGCTGATCCTGGAGAAGTCGGAGCTTCCCCGCTACAAGACCTGCGGCGGCGGCATCATCGGCCCCTCCCGCGACTCCCTGCCGCCGGGCTTCGAACTGCCGCTCCAGGACCGGGTGCATGCCGTCACCTTCTCCCTGGACGGACGCTTCGCCCGCACCCGCCGCTCGCGCAAGATGCTCTTCGGGCTCATCAACCGGCCCGAGTTCGACGCGCAGCTCGTCGAGCACGCGCAGAAGGCCGGTGCCGAGCTGCGGACCGGCGCCACGGTGAGCCGGGTGGAACAGCACGGCCCGGCCGTGCCGGACCGGCGGACCGTCGCCGTCGTCCTCGCCGACGGCGAGACCGTGCTCGCGCGCGCGGTCGTCGGCGCCGACGGCAGCGCCAGCCGGATAGGCGCTCACGTGGGGGTGAAGCTCGGTCAGGTCGACCTGGGCCTCGAAGCGGAGATTCCCGTCCCGCCGTCCGTGGCGGAGGACTGGAAGGGCCGCGTCCTCATCGACTGGGGCCCGATGCCCGGCAGCTACGGATGGGTCTTCCCGAAGGGCGACACGCTGACCGTCGGTGTCATCTCGGCGCGCGGTGAAGGCGCCGCGACCAAGCGGTACATGGAGGACTTCGTCGCCCGGCTCGGGCTGTCCGGCTTCGAGCCCACCATCTCCTCCGGTCATCTGACGCGCTGCCGCACCGACGACTCGCCGCTCTCCCGCGGCCGGGTCCTCGTCTGCGGTGACGCGGCCGGTCTCCTGGAGCCGTGGACGCGTGAGGGCATCTCGTACGCGCTCCGCTCGGGCCGGCTCGCCGGCGAGTGGGCGGTACGGGTCGCCGAGGCCAACGACGCGGTCGACGCCCGGCGCCAGGCCCTGAACTACGCCTTCGCCATCAAGGCCGGGCTCGGCGTCGAGATGGCCGTCGGCCGGCGGATGCTCACGGTCTTCGAGCGGCGACCGGGGCTGCTGCACGCGACGATAACGGGACTGCGGCCGGCCTGGAACGCCTTCGCGGACATCACCCGCGGCTCGGCGACCCTCGGCGGCATGGTCCGCTCGAACGGCATGGCCCGGCGCGCGCTGGAACTCCTCGACAAGCGCATGGACACCACGACCGGAGTCGGCCCCGCGGGCCGGGGAGTCGCGCAGAGGGAGCGATCGGCGCCGGAGAACGCGGGTGAGGGCGAGGGCGCGGACGCGGGTGCCGGCGTTGGCGCGGGCACGGCCTCCGGCGCGACCGAGGGTGCGGCCACGAAGGACGCCCAGGAGGCTCCGGGGGCTCCCGAGGCCGTCTGA
- a CDS encoding dipeptidase, which translates to MTSNPIAETVRSLMPRAKAELTELVAFESVADEAVAPRSECEAAANWVADALRAEDFQDVALLDTPDGSQSVYGILPGPAGAPTVLLYAHYDVQPKLDESAWHTPPFELTERNGRWYGRGAADCKGGVVMHLLALRALKANGGVPVTVKVIVEGSEEQGTGGLERYAEQHPELLVSDAIVIGDAGNFRVGLPTVTATLRGMTMIRVGIETLEGNLHSGQFGGAAPDALAALIRVLDSLRGPDGSTVIDGLPGDKAWEGLQYPEEDFRQDAKVLAGVDLPGSGTVADRIWARPAVTVIGIDCHPVAGATPSIPSSARAQISLRVPPGQDAAEATKLLFAHIEKHTPWNARVSLEQVGQGQAFQADTSSPAYASMADAMRIAYPGQEMQSAGMGGSIPLCNTLASLYPESEILLIGLSEPEAQIHAPNESVSPEELERLSVAEAHFLVNYARSKQA; encoded by the coding sequence ATGACCTCGAATCCGATCGCCGAGACCGTCCGGTCCCTGATGCCCCGGGCCAAGGCCGAGCTCACCGAGCTGGTGGCCTTCGAGTCGGTGGCGGACGAGGCCGTGGCGCCCCGCAGCGAGTGCGAGGCCGCCGCGAACTGGGTCGCGGACGCCCTGCGCGCCGAGGACTTCCAGGACGTGGCGCTGCTCGACACCCCGGACGGTTCGCAGTCGGTCTACGGCATCCTGCCCGGCCCGGCCGGCGCGCCGACGGTCCTGCTCTACGCGCACTACGACGTGCAGCCGAAGCTGGACGAGTCCGCCTGGCACACCCCGCCGTTCGAGCTGACCGAGCGCAACGGACGCTGGTACGGGCGCGGCGCCGCCGACTGCAAGGGCGGTGTCGTCATGCACCTGCTCGCGCTGCGCGCCCTCAAGGCCAACGGCGGCGTCCCGGTGACGGTCAAGGTGATCGTCGAGGGTTCCGAGGAGCAGGGCACCGGCGGTCTCGAGCGGTACGCCGAGCAGCACCCCGAACTCCTCGTCTCGGACGCCATCGTGATCGGCGACGCGGGCAACTTCCGGGTGGGCCTGCCGACGGTGACCGCGACCCTGCGTGGCATGACGATGATCCGGGTGGGCATCGAGACCCTGGAGGGCAATCTGCACTCCGGTCAGTTCGGCGGCGCCGCGCCGGACGCGCTGGCCGCGCTGATCCGCGTACTGGACTCGCTGCGCGGCCCCGACGGGTCCACCGTCATCGACGGGCTGCCCGGCGACAAGGCCTGGGAGGGCCTGCAGTACCCGGAGGAGGACTTCCGCCAGGACGCGAAGGTGCTCGCGGGCGTCGACCTGCCGGGCTCCGGCACGGTCGCGGACCGGATCTGGGCCCGCCCTGCCGTCACCGTGATCGGCATCGACTGCCACCCGGTGGCCGGCGCGACCCCGTCGATCCCCTCCTCGGCGCGCGCCCAGATCAGCCTGCGGGTGCCGCCCGGCCAGGACGCGGCCGAGGCGACGAAGCTGCTCTTCGCGCACATCGAGAAGCACACGCCGTGGAACGCGCGCGTGTCGCTGGAGCAGGTCGGCCAGGGGCAGGCGTTCCAGGCGGACACGTCGAGCCCGGCGTACGCGTCGATGGCGGACGCGATGCGGATCGCGTACCCCGGTCAGGAGATGCAGTCGGCGGGCATGGGCGGGTCCATCCCGCTGTGCAACACGCTGGCGTCGCTGTACCCGGAGTCGGAGATCCTGCTGATCGGCCTGAGCGAGCCGGAGGCGCAGATCCACGCGCCGAACGAGTCGGTCTC